The Streptomyces cynarae genome contains a region encoding:
- a CDS encoding SCO2102 family sporulation regulator, with amino-acid sequence MGWTVLYIAFGIVALWLLGEVLLQYKARLRWRLLAFVGFLGVVFGVLIQSVVVIGLGAAAFAVGQTYVTLSFRRGFAAGWAVGNRPREGSGTGSKRRRAEKARQEAAEDTDVEPTAATTTMPAGTYRQDDAYDEEDHDDVFSRPGAPPAETAAEATAVYEPQPLPEETGSYGIYADATYGTAGQPHEQQPQEQQAYAYDGYSGYGQQQHYGYEGGQEQYGGYSDPYQGTGTYGGGSYDTTYGGQQQYGQQAYGQDQYATGTYGETPPGGVWVPQQRTTDEALGGELPPEQPYPYQDNGTPHGNGYDERYRF; translated from the coding sequence ATGGGCTGGACGGTCCTCTACATCGCGTTCGGCATCGTCGCACTGTGGCTGCTCGGTGAGGTGCTGCTGCAGTACAAGGCACGCCTGCGCTGGCGGCTGCTCGCGTTCGTCGGATTCCTCGGCGTCGTGTTCGGCGTGCTCATCCAATCCGTCGTGGTCATCGGCCTGGGCGCCGCAGCCTTCGCGGTCGGGCAGACCTACGTCACCCTGTCGTTCCGCCGCGGCTTCGCGGCCGGCTGGGCCGTCGGCAACCGCCCGCGCGAGGGCTCGGGCACCGGCAGCAAGCGCCGCCGGGCCGAGAAGGCCCGTCAGGAGGCGGCGGAGGACACCGACGTCGAGCCGACGGCCGCGACGACGACGATGCCCGCCGGAACGTACCGCCAGGACGACGCGTACGACGAGGAAGACCACGACGACGTCTTCTCCCGCCCGGGGGCCCCGCCCGCGGAGACCGCGGCCGAGGCCACCGCCGTCTACGAGCCGCAGCCCCTGCCCGAGGAGACCGGCTCCTACGGCATCTACGCGGATGCCACCTACGGCACCGCCGGACAGCCCCACGAGCAGCAGCCCCAGGAGCAGCAGGCCTACGCCTACGACGGCTACTCCGGATACGGCCAGCAGCAGCACTACGGCTACGAGGGCGGCCAGGAGCAGTACGGCGGGTACTCCGACCCGTACCAGGGCACGGGGACCTACGGTGGCGGCTCGTACGACACCACGTACGGCGGCCAGCAGCAGTACGGACAGCAGGCCTACGGTCAGGACCAGTACGCCACCGGTACCTACGGCGAGACCCCGCCCGGCGGTGTCTGGGTGCCCCAGCAGCGCACCACCGACGAAGCGCTCGGCGGCGAACTCCCGCCCGAACAGCCGTACCCCTACCAGGACAACGGCACCCCGCACGGCAACGGCTACGACGAGCGCTACCGCTTCTGA